From Myxocyprinus asiaticus isolate MX2 ecotype Aquarium Trade chromosome 10, UBuf_Myxa_2, whole genome shotgun sequence, the proteins below share one genomic window:
- the vgll3 gene encoding transcription cofactor vestigial-like protein 3 isoform X3, with protein MSCLDVMYHQSYGAHHYLPATSAAAAAAAAYKAAYYHHHHQQQQQQKFGAYSRMQDSGEFHKQLGAVKPRSEPELQSEEEQNSGEEEHCKETQPAEAEYLSSRCVVFTYFRGDIGDVVDEHFSRALSQPSAFTNEAKTSKLPTGGPWKDGGSHSEGQCGSISSSLWASGYPSQTSPCVPSSHSDFHHTPAFHPSDTGLWSNHNLAQTGLPPSSMLTDSWHYGLGAQSGAGYPHIHEIYPHMHPRHPHPHSHAHHVLHHAHSPALDPRFSPLLLPGVRTSCSPSTCTDGIKTELEPSSIPAPSWPASFHGSVDIYDTALEQDKAKASVWF; from the exons ATGAGTTGTTTGGATGTTATGTATCATCAGAGTTATGGGGCTCATCATTACTTGCCCGCGACATCAGCAGCAgcggcagcagcagcagcatacaAAGCGGCATACTATCATCACCAtcaccagcagcagcagcagcag AAGTTTGGTGCCTACAGCAGGATGCAGGATTCTGGGGAGTTTCACAAGCAGCTGGGAGCAGTGAAGCCCCGTTCTGAGCCCGAGCTCCAGAGTGAGGAAGAGCAGAATTCTGGGGAAGAGGAGCACTGTAAGGAGACGCAGCCTGCCGAGGCCGAGTACTTGAGTTCCAGGTGTGTGGTGTTCACCTATTTCCGCGGGGACATCGGGGACGTAGTGGATGAACATTTCTCCCGTGCTTTGAGCCAGCCCAGCGCCTTCACCAATGAAGCGAAAACCAGCAAGCTTCCCACTGGAGGACCATGGAAAG ATGGAGGCTCCCACTCTgagggtcagtgtggctctataTCATCATCCCTGTGGGCTAGCGGCTACCCATCTCAGACCAGCCCTTGTGTCCCCTCCTCTCACTCTGACTTCCACCACACCCCCGCCTTCCACCCTTCCGACACTGGCCTCTGGAGTAACCACAACCTTGCGCAGACCGGTCTGCCCCCTTCTTCTATGCTTACTGATTCTTGGCACTATGGCCTGGGAGCCCAGAGTGGAGCGGGATACCCCCACATACATGAGATATACCCTCACATGCATCCACGGCACCCGCATCCACATTCCCATGCCCACCATGTGCTCCATCACGCTCACAGCCCTGCTCTGGACCCTCGCTTCAGCCCCCTTCTGTTACCTGGTGTCAGAACGTCATGTAGCCCCTCTACCTGCACAGATGGAATAAAGACAGAGTTGGAGCCAAGTAGCATCCCGGCGCCTAGCTGGCCTGCTTCGTTCCATGGGTCAGTGGATATCTATGACACAG CGCTCGAGCAAGATAAAGCAAAGGCCAGTGTTTGGTTCTGA
- the vgll3 gene encoding transcription cofactor vestigial-like protein 3 isoform X2, with amino-acid sequence MSCLDVMYHQSYGAHHYLPATSAAAAAAAAYKAAYYHHHHQQQQQQKKFGAYSRMQDSGEFHKQLGAVKPRSEPELQSEEEQNSGEEEHCKETQPAEAEYLSSRCVVFTYFRGDIGDVVDEHFSRALSQPSAFTNEAKTSKLPTGGPWKDGGSHSEGQCGSISSSLWASGYPSQTSPCVPSSHSDFHHTPAFHPSDTGLWSNHNLAQTGLPPSSMLTDSWHYGLGAQSGAGYPHIHEIYPHMHPRHPHPHSHAHHVLHHAHSPALDPRFSPLLLPGVRTSCSPSTCTDGIKTELEPSSIPAPSWPASFHGSVDIYDTALEQDKAKASVWF; translated from the exons ATGAGTTGTTTGGATGTTATGTATCATCAGAGTTATGGGGCTCATCATTACTTGCCCGCGACATCAGCAGCAgcggcagcagcagcagcatacaAAGCGGCATACTATCATCACCAtcaccagcagcagcagcagcag AAGAAGTTTGGTGCCTACAGCAGGATGCAGGATTCTGGGGAGTTTCACAAGCAGCTGGGAGCAGTGAAGCCCCGTTCTGAGCCCGAGCTCCAGAGTGAGGAAGAGCAGAATTCTGGGGAAGAGGAGCACTGTAAGGAGACGCAGCCTGCCGAGGCCGAGTACTTGAGTTCCAGGTGTGTGGTGTTCACCTATTTCCGCGGGGACATCGGGGACGTAGTGGATGAACATTTCTCCCGTGCTTTGAGCCAGCCCAGCGCCTTCACCAATGAAGCGAAAACCAGCAAGCTTCCCACTGGAGGACCATGGAAAG ATGGAGGCTCCCACTCTgagggtcagtgtggctctataTCATCATCCCTGTGGGCTAGCGGCTACCCATCTCAGACCAGCCCTTGTGTCCCCTCCTCTCACTCTGACTTCCACCACACCCCCGCCTTCCACCCTTCCGACACTGGCCTCTGGAGTAACCACAACCTTGCGCAGACCGGTCTGCCCCCTTCTTCTATGCTTACTGATTCTTGGCACTATGGCCTGGGAGCCCAGAGTGGAGCGGGATACCCCCACATACATGAGATATACCCTCACATGCATCCACGGCACCCGCATCCACATTCCCATGCCCACCATGTGCTCCATCACGCTCACAGCCCTGCTCTGGACCCTCGCTTCAGCCCCCTTCTGTTACCTGGTGTCAGAACGTCATGTAGCCCCTCTACCTGCACAGATGGAATAAAGACAGAGTTGGAGCCAAGTAGCATCCCGGCGCCTAGCTGGCCTGCTTCGTTCCATGGGTCAGTGGATATCTATGACACAG CGCTCGAGCAAGATAAAGCAAAGGCCAGTGTTTGGTTCTGA
- the vgll3 gene encoding transcription cofactor vestigial-like protein 3 isoform X1, which translates to MSCLDVMYHQSYGAHHYLPATSAAAAAAAAYKAAYYHHHHQQQQQQQKKFGAYSRMQDSGEFHKQLGAVKPRSEPELQSEEEQNSGEEEHCKETQPAEAEYLSSRCVVFTYFRGDIGDVVDEHFSRALSQPSAFTNEAKTSKLPTGGPWKDGGSHSEGQCGSISSSLWASGYPSQTSPCVPSSHSDFHHTPAFHPSDTGLWSNHNLAQTGLPPSSMLTDSWHYGLGAQSGAGYPHIHEIYPHMHPRHPHPHSHAHHVLHHAHSPALDPRFSPLLLPGVRTSCSPSTCTDGIKTELEPSSIPAPSWPASFHGSVDIYDTALEQDKAKASVWF; encoded by the exons ATGAGTTGTTTGGATGTTATGTATCATCAGAGTTATGGGGCTCATCATTACTTGCCCGCGACATCAGCAGCAgcggcagcagcagcagcatacaAAGCGGCATACTATCATCACCAtcaccagcagcagcagcagcag CAGAAGAAGTTTGGTGCCTACAGCAGGATGCAGGATTCTGGGGAGTTTCACAAGCAGCTGGGAGCAGTGAAGCCCCGTTCTGAGCCCGAGCTCCAGAGTGAGGAAGAGCAGAATTCTGGGGAAGAGGAGCACTGTAAGGAGACGCAGCCTGCCGAGGCCGAGTACTTGAGTTCCAGGTGTGTGGTGTTCACCTATTTCCGCGGGGACATCGGGGACGTAGTGGATGAACATTTCTCCCGTGCTTTGAGCCAGCCCAGCGCCTTCACCAATGAAGCGAAAACCAGCAAGCTTCCCACTGGAGGACCATGGAAAG ATGGAGGCTCCCACTCTgagggtcagtgtggctctataTCATCATCCCTGTGGGCTAGCGGCTACCCATCTCAGACCAGCCCTTGTGTCCCCTCCTCTCACTCTGACTTCCACCACACCCCCGCCTTCCACCCTTCCGACACTGGCCTCTGGAGTAACCACAACCTTGCGCAGACCGGTCTGCCCCCTTCTTCTATGCTTACTGATTCTTGGCACTATGGCCTGGGAGCCCAGAGTGGAGCGGGATACCCCCACATACATGAGATATACCCTCACATGCATCCACGGCACCCGCATCCACATTCCCATGCCCACCATGTGCTCCATCACGCTCACAGCCCTGCTCTGGACCCTCGCTTCAGCCCCCTTCTGTTACCTGGTGTCAGAACGTCATGTAGCCCCTCTACCTGCACAGATGGAATAAAGACAGAGTTGGAGCCAAGTAGCATCCCGGCGCCTAGCTGGCCTGCTTCGTTCCATGGGTCAGTGGATATCTATGACACAG CGCTCGAGCAAGATAAAGCAAAGGCCAGTGTTTGGTTCTGA
- the chmp2ba gene encoding charged multivesicular body protein 2Ba has translation MASLFKKKTVDDIIKEQSKELRGTQRQITRDRTALERQERQMEMEIKKMAKTGNREACKILAKQLVQLRKQKNRTYAVSSKVTSMSTQTKVMNSQMKMAGAMSTTAKTMQAVNKRMDPKKTLQTMQDFQKENLKMGTTEDMINDTLDEIFDESGDEEECQDIVNQVLDEIGIEISGKMVRAPSSGTSLPGTSPAKSKAATISDAEIERQLKALGVD, from the exons ATGGCATCTCTGTTTAAGAAGAAGACGGTCGACG ATATCATTAAAGAGCAGTCCAAAGAGCTGAGAGGCACCCAGAGACAAATCACCAGAGACCGAACTGCCCTGGAGAGACAGGAGAGGCAAATG GAAATGGAAATCAAGAAAATGGCCAAGACTGGAAACAGAGAAGCATGCAAAATTTTAGCCAAACAACTTGTACAGCTTAGAAAACAGAAGAACCGTACCTATGCCGTGAGCTCCAAGGTCACTTCCATGTCTACACAGACCAAGGTCATGAATTCTCAGATGAAGATGGCTGGAGCCATGTCTACCACAGCAAAG ACTATGCAGGCTGTCAATAAAAGAATGGATCCCAAGAAGACACTACAAACAATGCAGGACTTCCAAAAGGAAAACTTAAAAATGGGAACCACAGAAGACATGA TCAACGATACACTGGATGAGATCTTTGATGAATCTGGTGATGAGGAGGAATGTCAGGACATCGTAAACCAGGTGCTCGATGAAATTGGCATTGAGATCTCAGGAAAG ATGGTAAGAGCCCCCTCATCAGGCACCAGCCTCCCTGGCACCTCCCCAGCAAAATCGAAAGCAGCCACCATCTCAGATGCAGAGATCGAGAGACAGCTAAAGGCTCTGGGAGTGGACTAA